Proteins found in one Desulfuromonas thiophila genomic segment:
- a CDS encoding diguanylate cyclase domain-containing protein: MAAGRDVYRLGQFKPVNDRYGHAVGDQLLQAVAGDPAPCCARGTPWPVLVGMNSCCYWSR, translated from the coding sequence CTGGCGGCTGGCCGTGATGTTTATCGACTTGGACAGTTCAAGCCCGTCAACGACCGTTATGGCCATGCGGTAGGGGATCAGCTGTTGCAGGCCGTGGCCGGAGACCCAGCGCCCTGCTGCGCCAGAGGGACACCCTGGCCCGTGTTGGTGGGGATGAATTCGTGTTGTTACTGGTCGAGGTAA